One genomic segment of Candidatus Fukatsuia endosymbiont of Tuberolachnus salignus includes these proteins:
- a CDS encoding penicillin-binding protein activator has product MLSSICVRTFVDTQIALFMAVVLAVFILSGCADDDPQMPPPSNILHNTSTHSDNRLPPVQHSQNDNNSDERLLTIRGYLFQEPLLEDEQDHQDNIDNTLQTLTQLTPQQLNELVINTDENVLQAWLDLVKLYHDSKQNQNLLRVEMRKWQTRHPLHPAVKNLPTPLKQKINFIPVSTDKIALLLPLSGSAKVFGEAIRQGFLDAHSGLPVVTMPMPTVMAANDDVNPDQVDHLLDPVESVANTTTTFNPQVKVYDTESQPVAKILALAQQEGATLVVGPLLKPEVAQLATIATTLNILALNHSEESKTSTNICYFSLSPKDEARNAAHHLWQKKKQTPLLITPQGTFGDAIAYAFTQEWHKLGGQTVLQQRFASMSKLKQAINRGQGIRLSGQPVSPLPGSPPVTAAMSNHVDAVYIVATPGEMTLIKPMIEMTTDSPTKPELFTSSRSNQTNSSRKNNNQYSISADYYLEMEGIQFSEIPLIAGSNPALMKQAADKYNNDYSLIRLYAMGIDAWALANYFAEMRQIAGFHLSGTTGDLNVTTDCVISRKLPWLQYRQGKLIPAI; this is encoded by the coding sequence ATGCTTTCCTCAATATGTGTTCGTACCTTTGTGGATACTCAAATAGCGCTTTTTATGGCTGTGGTCCTTGCCGTTTTTATTCTGAGTGGGTGTGCGGATGATGACCCACAAATGCCACCTCCATCAAATATACTTCACAACACCAGTACTCATTCTGATAATAGATTACCACCCGTGCAGCACAGCCAGAATGATAACAACTCTGACGAACGATTACTTACCATTCGCGGCTACCTGTTTCAAGAACCATTACTGGAAGATGAACAGGATCATCAAGATAATATCGATAACACCTTGCAGACGTTGACGCAATTGACTCCCCAGCAACTCAATGAGTTGGTTATCAACACTGATGAAAACGTGCTACAAGCCTGGCTGGATTTAGTCAAGCTCTACCATGATAGCAAGCAAAATCAAAATTTACTGAGAGTGGAAATGAGAAAGTGGCAAACACGTCATCCACTCCATCCCGCAGTTAAAAACTTACCGACACCGTTAAAGCAGAAGATTAACTTTATTCCTGTATCAACGGATAAAATTGCGTTGTTATTACCACTCAGCGGCTCCGCCAAAGTATTTGGTGAGGCTATTCGCCAAGGATTTCTCGATGCCCACAGTGGTTTACCGGTGGTTACTATGCCAATGCCGACCGTTATGGCTGCTAATGATGATGTTAACCCAGATCAAGTTGATCACTTGTTGGATCCCGTAGAGTCGGTTGCCAATACCACGACTACCTTTAACCCACAGGTAAAAGTTTATGACACTGAGAGTCAACCTGTCGCAAAAATATTGGCGCTTGCACAACAAGAGGGAGCGACACTGGTGGTGGGCCCCTTATTGAAACCAGAAGTGGCACAGCTGGCAACCATCGCAACAACACTGAATATTCTGGCACTTAACCATTCTGAAGAAAGTAAAACCAGCACAAATATCTGTTATTTTTCCTTGTCTCCTAAAGATGAAGCACGTAATGCGGCTCATCATCTATGGCAGAAAAAAAAACAAACGCCATTACTGATTACCCCGCAGGGAACCTTTGGCGATGCAATTGCTTATGCCTTTACCCAGGAATGGCATAAACTTGGCGGTCAAACTGTGCTACAACAACGCTTTGCTTCAATGAGCAAACTGAAACAGGCGATCAACCGAGGTCAAGGTATACGCCTAAGTGGTCAGCCGGTCTCTCCCCTACCTGGCTCACCCCCCGTTACGGCAGCCATGAGCAATCATGTGGATGCGGTTTATATTGTGGCAACACCCGGTGAAATGACGCTTATTAAACCAATGATCGAAATGACAACCGATTCGCCGACTAAACCTGAGCTGTTTACCAGCTCACGCAGTAATCAGACAAATAGTAGCCGGAAAAATAATAATCAGTATAGTATTAGCGCAGATTATTATTTGGAAATGGAAGGCATTCAGTTCAGTGAGATCCCACTGATAGCGGGGTCGAATCCCGCACTCATGAAACAGGCTGCGGATAAATATAATAATGACTATTCTCTGATACGCTTGTACGCTATGGGGATAGATGCTTGGGCGTTAGCTAACTATTTTGCTGAAATGCGCCAGATAGCCGGCTTCCATCTTTCAGGCACCACAGGTGATTTAAACGTCACAACAGATTGTGTTATCAGCCGTAAATTGCCGTGGTTACAGTATCGTCAAGGCAAGCTGATCCCTGCGATATAA
- the rsmI gene encoding 16S rRNA (cytidine(1402)-2'-O)-methyltransferase, with protein sequence MNSANQTVIFASTLYVVPTPIGNLGDITYRALEVLQQVSVIAAEDTRHTGLLLQHFAIKTSMFAFHDHNEKKQATDQLLKKLQAGQSIALVSDAGTPLINDPGYHLVRCCREAGIRVVPLPGACAAITALSAAGVASDRFCYEGFLPATKKAREDRLRSLIKEPRTLIFLESTHRLKESLADMVNIFGSVRYVILARELTKTYESIYGAPVEELLAWVQEDEYRGRGEMVLIVEGYKVPLNDALPVEALRTLALLRQELPLKKAAALTAKIHSVKKNALYRYGVAQEDLE encoded by the coding sequence ATGAATTCAGCAAATCAAACAGTCATTTTTGCCTCTACACTTTACGTGGTGCCAACACCAATCGGTAATTTAGGCGATATTACCTATCGGGCGCTGGAAGTATTACAACAGGTTAGTGTGATCGCAGCAGAAGATACACGTCATACCGGTCTACTGTTACAACATTTTGCTATTAAGACCAGTATGTTTGCATTTCATGACCATAATGAAAAAAAGCAGGCAACGGATCAACTATTGAAAAAATTGCAAGCAGGCCAAAGTATAGCCCTAGTTTCCGATGCAGGGACACCTCTGATCAATGATCCTGGTTATCATTTGGTACGGTGCTGTCGTGAAGCGGGCATCAGGGTGGTGCCTCTGCCAGGGGCTTGTGCTGCTATCACTGCGCTTTCTGCGGCGGGTGTCGCTTCGGATCGCTTTTGTTATGAAGGTTTTCTGCCTGCTACAAAAAAAGCACGTGAAGATAGGCTACGGTCGCTTATTAAAGAACCACGAACTTTAATTTTTCTCGAATCAACCCATCGGCTCAAGGAAAGTTTAGCAGATATGGTTAACATATTTGGCTCAGTGCGTTATGTAATACTTGCGCGAGAATTGACGAAAACTTATGAGTCGATTTATGGCGCGCCAGTGGAAGAACTTTTAGCTTGGGTGCAAGAAGATGAATATCGTGGCCGTGGTGAAATGGTATTGATTGTTGAGGGATATAAAGTTCCACTTAATGACGCATTGCCTGTGGAGGCATTGCGTACTTTGGCGCTGTTGCGACAAGAATTGCCGTTAAAAAAAGCGGCAGCGTTGACTGCTAAAATCCACAGTGTGAAAAAAAATGCTTTGTATCGTTATGGTGTCGCTCAAGAAGATTTGGAATAG
- a CDS encoding YqjK-like family protein translates to MNRQQREQEKNKLLYVIEQQRQDLADHNARWRQVVTSYDRGWLKVVGMRKYLLIGSSLLVLYAVRHPRFIFRWSKRTIGTWGAIRLLRRNLFLR, encoded by the coding sequence ATGAACCGCCAGCAACGGGAGCAAGAGAAAAATAAATTGCTGTATGTGATTGAACAGCAACGCCAGGATCTCGCTGACCATAATGCTCGTTGGCGACAGGTAGTGACTTCTTACGATCGTGGCTGGCTCAAAGTGGTCGGTATGCGTAAATATTTGCTGATAGGATCAAGCTTGCTAGTGTTGTATGCTGTGCGTCATCCCCGATTTATATTCCGCTGGTCTAAACGCACTATAGGCACTTGGGGAGCCATCCGGTTATTACGGCGTAACCTTTTTTTACGCTGA
- a CDS encoding phage holin family protein: MTKQPNAKGPAGGILGIISRVATIVVGMVETRLRLVAIELEESKATLVQLFIIASIALLFAIFGLAGLLVLIIWSIDPTYRLIALAITTAILLILALVGIIWALVKVRRTSILGATRKQLAIDCHLLGRSK; the protein is encoded by the coding sequence ATGACTAAGCAACCTAATGCCAAAGGGCCTGCGGGTGGGATCCTCGGTATTATTAGTCGTGTTGCAACCATTGTTGTTGGCATGGTAGAAACACGTTTACGCCTGGTGGCTATTGAATTGGAAGAGAGCAAAGCAACGCTTGTCCAACTGTTTATTATCGCCAGCATTGCCCTGCTATTCGCCATTTTTGGGTTAGCCGGTCTGCTGGTGTTGATAATCTGGTCGATTGATCCTACTTATCGCTTAATAGCCCTCGCCATCACTACTGCAATATTGCTGATACTAGCTTTGGTAGGCATCATCTGGGCATTAGTCAAGGTGCGTAGAACCTCGATACTGGGAGCGACCCGTAAACAACTGGCCATCGATTGCCATTTATTGGGAAGAAGTAAATGA
- a CDS encoding DUF883 family protein translates to MEQHATFGNLRNELDSLSDAVEEVLDSSTDKPKAELEKLRAKAENALKDIREHLSETSDKITAHGKKITAQADTYVHDNPWAGVGIGAAIGVVLGVLLSRR, encoded by the coding sequence ATGGAACAACATGCTACTTTTGGAAATTTACGCAATGAACTTGACTCACTCTCAGACGCCGTAGAAGAGGTGCTCGATTCTTCAACCGACAAACCCAAAGCGGAGTTGGAGAAGCTACGCGCCAAAGCAGAAAATGCGCTGAAAGATATACGGGAACATTTATCTGAAACCAGCGATAAAATCACTGCTCATGGTAAAAAAATTACCGCGCAGGCGGATACTTATGTCCATGATAACCCATGGGCGGGTGTCGGTATCGGTGCTGCGATAGGTGTGGTATTGGGCGTTTTGTTATCGCGACGTTAA
- a CDS encoding DUF1090 family protein, giving the protein MHEIQRQIDYARGHNNTERVTGLKTAQQEIKANCNEKNLQSEKQQKIVKQQRKLMESQQQLAAAKESGDREKIMKKQRKLDEAKAELQAIQAK; this is encoded by the coding sequence ATGCACGAGATACAACGACAAATCGACTACGCCAGAGGGCATAACAATACCGAGCGCGTCACAGGTCTGAAAACAGCGCAACAAGAGATAAAAGCCAACTGTAATGAAAAAAATTTGCAAAGCGAGAAGCAGCAAAAAATAGTTAAACAACAGCGAAAATTAATGGAAAGCCAACAACAGTTAGCTGCTGCCAAAGAAAGCGGTGATCGTGAAAAAATCATGAAAAAGCAACGTAAATTAGATGAAGCCAAAGCCGAATTGCAAGCAATACAAGCAAAATAA
- the mzrA gene encoding EnvZ/OmpR regulon moderator MzrA — translation MIRFKTDVHLSNWQYLGLMVLTLLVVVIFLMPIMLPTKNTLKISSNQQGLMPPDGFSVYQYLDAQGIQFKSITPENDALVVSFESPEHQKKAMAVLNTLLPQGYDIVLSEARTPFNWLPNSISS, via the coding sequence ATGATCCGATTTAAGACTGATGTCCACCTTTCTAATTGGCAATATCTGGGGCTGATGGTATTAACCTTATTAGTCGTAGTAATATTTCTTATGCCCATTATGTTACCGACAAAGAATACCTTAAAAATCAGCTCTAATCAGCAAGGATTAATGCCACCGGATGGCTTTTCCGTATATCAATATCTTGATGCACAAGGCATCCAGTTTAAAAGTATCACCCCTGAAAATGACGCATTGGTAGTTAGCTTTGAATCCCCAGAGCATCAGAAAAAAGCAATGGCAGTACTCAATACTCTCTTGCCACAAGGCTATGACATCGTATTAAGCGAAGCCAGGACCCCTTTTAATTGGCTACCCAACTCAATAAGCAGTTAA
- a CDS encoding DedA family protein, whose product MDIIFKLLHALWQQDYETLANPSLVWAIYILLFIIIFLENGLLPAAFLPGDSLLILVGVLVAKDAMNFPITVIVLTMAASLGCWLSYIQGRWLGNTKIVQGWLAHLPAHYHERSHQLFYRHGLSALLLGRFLAFIRTLLPTIAGIAGLSNTRFQFFNWVSGLLWVLILTSLGFALGKTPVFVKYEDQMMFFLILLPLALLVIGLFGSLYFLWRKKRINANHDKGNSL is encoded by the coding sequence ATGGATATTATTTTTAAACTTTTACACGCGCTATGGCAGCAGGATTATGAAACGCTGGCGAATCCCTCTTTGGTTTGGGCTATCTATATCTTGTTGTTTATAATAATTTTTCTTGAAAATGGCCTACTCCCCGCCGCCTTTTTACCGGGCGACAGCCTGCTTATTCTTGTTGGTGTATTGGTAGCAAAGGATGCGATGAACTTCCCCATCACGGTGATTGTGCTAACGATGGCTGCCAGCCTAGGATGCTGGCTAAGCTATATTCAGGGTCGGTGGTTGGGCAATACCAAAATTGTGCAAGGATGGCTTGCTCATCTTCCTGCTCATTATCATGAACGCTCCCACCAATTGTTCTACCGTCATGGTTTGTCTGCTCTCTTGTTGGGACGTTTTTTAGCTTTTATCCGTACCCTGTTACCGACGATTGCTGGTATCGCTGGTTTGAGTAATACGCGTTTTCAGTTCTTTAATTGGGTTAGCGGTTTGCTTTGGGTACTTATCCTCACTTCTTTAGGATTCGCATTAGGTAAAACGCCAGTTTTCGTTAAATATGAAGATCAAATGATGTTTTTTCTAATATTACTGCCTTTAGCATTACTGGTGATTGGCTTATTTGGCTCACTCTATTTTCTATGGCGCAAAAAACGCATCAATGCAAATCATGATAAAGGGAACAGCTTATGA
- the murB gene encoding UDP-N-acetylmuramate dehydrogenase — protein sequence MSNQGQSLKHLNTFALPVYATRVIGINSVSTLITAWHEARMADQSVLLLGEGSNVLFVEDFSGTLLLNRIKGISCTEDSGAWYLHVGAGENWHQLVCYTLQHCIRGLENLALIPGCVGAAPIQNIGAYGVELQNVCQYVDLLDLNNGVSQRLMVEDCQFGYRDSIFKHCYKEGFAIIAVGIKLTKAWIPTLSHGDLTQLDPLTVTAEEIFNQVCATRRRKLPDPAVTGNAGSFFKNPIVSRKKAMEILKKYPRVPYYIQPDHCIKLAAGWLIDSCALKGHRIGGAAVHQQQALVLININNAVSQDILDLARYVRRQVVAKFAIYLEPEVRFIAANGEINSVECVG from the coding sequence ATGTCGAATCAAGGGCAGTCCCTAAAACATCTCAATACTTTTGCTTTACCTGTATATGCTACTCGGGTAATAGGTATTAATTCAGTCAGCACATTAATCACTGCCTGGCACGAAGCAAGGATGGCAGATCAATCTGTTTTATTGCTTGGTGAAGGCAGTAATGTGTTATTTGTCGAAGATTTTTCGGGAACCTTGTTACTGAATCGGATCAAAGGTATTAGCTGTACTGAGGATAGTGGCGCCTGGTATTTGCATGTCGGTGCTGGTGAAAACTGGCATCAGTTGGTCTGTTATACATTACAGCATTGTATAAGGGGGCTAGAAAATCTGGCCCTGATCCCTGGCTGTGTTGGCGCTGCCCCGATCCAGAATATTGGCGCCTATGGGGTTGAATTACAAAATGTCTGTCAATACGTTGATCTGCTCGATCTGAATAATGGCGTAAGTCAGCGCTTGATGGTCGAAGATTGTCAATTTGGCTATCGCGATAGTATTTTTAAACATTGTTACAAAGAAGGTTTTGCTATTATTGCGGTAGGGATTAAATTAACCAAGGCATGGATCCCAACATTAAGTCATGGTGATTTAACTCAGTTGGATCCATTAACCGTTACTGCTGAAGAAATTTTTAATCAGGTCTGTGCTACACGTCGCCGCAAACTCCCTGATCCAGCTGTCACAGGTAATGCCGGTAGTTTTTTTAAAAACCCAATAGTCAGTAGAAAAAAGGCAATGGAGATCCTGAAAAAATACCCTAGGGTCCCTTATTATATTCAGCCTGATCATTGTATAAAACTGGCGGCAGGGTGGCTGATAGACAGTTGTGCTTTAAAAGGCCATCGTATAGGGGGCGCAGCAGTGCATCAGCAACAAGCTTTAGTGCTAATTAATATCAATAATGCCGTCAGCCAGGATATATTAGATTTAGCCCGTTATGTACGTAGACAGGTGGTCGCGAAATTTGCAATTTACCTGGAGCCAGAAGTTCGTTTCATTGCAGCGAATGGAGAAATAAATTCAGTGGAGTGTGTTGGGTGA
- the birA gene encoding bifunctional biotin--[acetyl-CoA-carboxylase] ligase/biotin operon repressor BirA, producing MKNIRVPLRLINILADGFFHSGEQLGEIMGMSRAAICKHIQTIREWGLDVFTLCGKGYCLPYPIQLLNEQIILSYMPSGRVNVLSVVDSTNQYLLERMNELQPGDACVAEYQSAGRGRRGRQWISPFGVNLYLSMYWRLEQGPSAAIGLSLVIGIVMAEVLKKLGAHDIRVKWPNDLYLHDKKLAGILVELTGKTGDAAQLIIGMGINLLMRGSSTDLINQGWINLQEAGITIDRNQLTAELLSVLRREIAKFEKNGLTDFIPRWFELDNYLDRPVKLIIGDQEILGIARGIDPQGALLLEQNGVEKIYLGGEISLRGL from the coding sequence GTGAAAAATATCAGAGTTCCTTTAAGATTAATTAATATATTGGCTGATGGTTTTTTTCATTCCGGTGAGCAATTAGGTGAAATAATGGGAATGAGCCGTGCCGCCATTTGTAAGCATATTCAAACTATTAGAGAGTGGGGATTAGATGTATTTACCTTATGCGGAAAAGGTTATTGTCTACCTTATCCGATACAATTACTTAACGAACAGATAATACTTAGCTATATGCCTTCAGGACGAGTGAATGTTCTATCTGTAGTGGACTCAACCAATCAATATTTGTTAGAACGCATGAATGAACTCCAACCCGGTGACGCCTGTGTTGCCGAATATCAAAGTGCGGGTCGTGGGCGGCGTGGTCGTCAGTGGATATCACCATTTGGCGTTAATCTTTATCTCTCCATGTATTGGCGTTTGGAGCAAGGTCCTTCCGCTGCTATCGGGCTAAGCCTGGTTATCGGTATAGTGATGGCAGAAGTATTAAAAAAGCTGGGTGCGCACGATATCCGGGTAAAATGGCCAAATGATCTTTATTTACATGATAAAAAATTGGCAGGGATCCTAGTAGAATTGACAGGTAAAACTGGCGATGCTGCTCAATTAATTATTGGCATGGGTATTAATCTTTTAATGCGAGGATCATCCACAGATTTAATCAATCAGGGTTGGATTAATTTACAGGAAGCGGGGATTACTATTGACCGTAATCAATTAACTGCAGAGTTATTATCGGTATTACGACGTGAAATAGCTAAGTTTGAAAAAAATGGATTAACGGATTTTATTCCACGTTGGTTTGAACTGGATAATTATCTTGATCGCCCGGTAAAATTGATCATTGGAGATCAGGAAATACTGGGTATCGCTAGAGGTATTGATCCACAAGGCGCATTACTATTGGAGCAAAATGGTGTAGAAAAAATCTATCTTGGTGGTGAAATATCGCTACGTGGCCTGTAG
- the ilvA gene encoding threonine ammonia-lyase, biosynthetic produces MAASQPLSATPCDAEYLRAILSAPVYEVAKVTPLQIMDKISSRLANTILVKREDQQPGHSFKLRGAYTMMKALTSDQRVCGVITASAGNHAQGVALAATKLGINALIVMPLATAAIKVDAVRNFGGKILLFGNNFDEAKEKAIELAQQEGYTFVPPFDHPAVIAGQGTLALELLQQDILLDRIFVPIGGGGLAAGVAVLIKQLMPNIKVIGVEAQDSACLCAALTAGNPVDLTRVGLFAEGVAVRRIGDETFRLCHDYLDDVITVDSDAICAAVKDLFEDVRAIAEPSGALALAGLKKYVQEKQIQGERLIHILSGANVNFHDLRYVSERCELGEQREALLAVTIPEEKGSFLRFCQSLGGRSVTEFNYRYADANNERIFVGVRLTGGDIERAEIIATLQIEGYQVADLSDNEMAKLHIRYMVGGRPSKSLNEKLFSFEFPESPGALLRFLQTLGTCWNISLFHYRGHGTDCGRVLAAFELATVEAEFKQHLTKLGYHCNDETDNPAFNFFLTG; encoded by the coding sequence ATGGCAGCATCACAACCTCTCTCTGCTACGCCCTGCGATGCAGAATATCTACGTGCAATCCTAAGTGCACCGGTATATGAAGTAGCAAAGGTCACTCCGTTACAAATAATGGATAAAATATCCAGTCGTTTGGCAAATACTATTTTAGTCAAACGTGAGGATCAGCAACCAGGACATAGCTTTAAGCTGCGTGGTGCTTACACCATGATGAAAGCGCTCACCTCTGATCAAAGAGTCTGCGGTGTGATCACGGCTTCTGCTGGCAATCACGCTCAGGGAGTCGCTCTTGCGGCAACCAAACTGGGCATTAATGCATTAATCGTTATGCCGTTAGCGACAGCGGCAATTAAAGTGGATGCCGTACGTAATTTCGGCGGAAAAATACTGTTATTTGGCAATAATTTTGATGAAGCAAAAGAAAAAGCCATCGAATTGGCACAGCAAGAGGGTTACACCTTTGTGCCACCCTTTGATCATCCAGCGGTGATAGCAGGACAAGGCACGCTGGCACTGGAATTATTACAACAAGATATCCTTTTGGATCGAATTTTTGTCCCGATTGGTGGTGGGGGCTTGGCTGCAGGGGTGGCGGTACTCATCAAACAATTGATGCCAAATATCAAAGTCATTGGTGTCGAAGCACAGGATTCCGCCTGCCTGTGTGCTGCATTGACGGCAGGCAACCCGGTTGATCTCACCAGGGTAGGTTTGTTTGCCGAAGGGGTTGCCGTACGCCGCATTGGTGATGAAACTTTCCGTTTATGTCACGATTATCTAGACGACGTGATTACCGTTGATAGCGATGCTATCTGTGCGGCAGTCAAGGATTTGTTTGAAGATGTACGCGCCATCGCCGAACCTTCTGGCGCTTTGGCGCTAGCCGGTCTGAAAAAATACGTTCAAGAAAAACAGATCCAAGGGGAAAGACTCATACACATTCTTTCAGGAGCCAATGTCAATTTCCACGACTTGCGTTATGTCTCTGAACGCTGCGAACTCGGTGAACAACGAGAAGCGCTGCTAGCAGTCACTATTCCCGAAGAAAAAGGCAGTTTTCTCCGTTTTTGCCAATCGTTGGGCGGGCGTTCAGTCACTGAATTCAATTATCGCTATGCAGATGCTAATAACGAGCGCATTTTTGTTGGCGTACGTTTAACAGGTGGCGATATCGAACGGGCAGAGATCATTGCTACATTACAAATAGAGGGTTATCAGGTAGCGGATCTCTCTGACAATGAGATGGCTAAATTACACATTCGTTATATGGTTGGCGGGCGACCTTCCAAATCGTTAAATGAAAAATTATTCAGTTTTGAATTTCCTGAATCACCTGGTGCCTTATTGAGGTTTCTACAAACCCTGGGTACCTGCTGGAATATTTCTTTGTTTCATTATCGTGGCCACGGTACTGACTGTGGCAGAGTGCTAGCCGCTTTTGAACTGGCTACAGTAGAAGCAGAATTTAAACAGCATCTAACAAAGTTAGGCTACCACTGCAATGATGAAACGGACAATCCTGCTTTTAATTTTTTTTTGACGGGCTAA
- the ilvD gene encoding dihydroxy-acid dehydratase yields the protein MPKYRSHTTTHGRNMAGARALWRATGMTDEDFGKPIIAVVNSFTQFVPGHVHLRNLGKLVAEQIEACGGVAKEFNTIAVDDGIAMGHGGMLYSLPSRELIADSVEYMVNAHCADAMVCISNCDKITPGMLMAALRLNIPVIFVSGGPMEAGKTKLSDQIIKLDLVDAMIQGANPTVSDQESAQIERSACPTCGSCSGMFTANSMNCLNEALGLALPGNGSLLATHADRKELFLAAGQHIVTLTRRHYEGDDDGALPRSIANKAAFENAMTLDIAMGGSTNTVLHLLAAAQEGEIDFTMEDIDRLSRKVPHLCKVAPSSAKYHMEDVHRAGGVMAILGELYRAGLLNTDVNNVLGLNLLQTLTAYDVILTHDDKVKKMYAAGPAGIRTTKAFSQQCRYPSLDIDRQQGCIRDHQHAYSQDGGLAVLYGNIAADGCIVKTAGVDQDNLIFRGVAKVYESQDDAVTAILSGQVMAGDVVVIRYEGPKGGPGMQEMLYPTTYLKSMGLGKSCALITDGRFSGGTSGLSIGHVSPEAASGGVIGLVQDGDIISINIPQRSMKLNITDSELLTRHCAELARGDRAWTPQTRKRQVSYALRAYALLATSADQGAVRDKSKLGSK from the coding sequence ATGCCTAAATACCGTTCCCATACCACTACCCACGGTCGCAATATGGCGGGCGCGCGAGCGCTGTGGCGCGCTACCGGTATGACTGATGAAGACTTCGGCAAACCGATTATTGCCGTCGTAAACTCTTTTACCCAATTTGTACCTGGGCATGTGCATTTGCGTAATTTGGGTAAATTGGTCGCCGAACAAATTGAAGCCTGCGGTGGTGTTGCAAAAGAGTTCAATACCATTGCTGTGGACGATGGTATTGCCATGGGCCACGGCGGCATGTTGTATTCACTGCCTTCACGCGAATTAATTGCCGATTCAGTAGAATATATGGTCAATGCACATTGCGCTGATGCAATGGTCTGCATTTCCAATTGTGACAAAATTACCCCCGGTATGCTGATGGCCGCTTTACGGCTCAATATTCCGGTTATTTTTGTTTCCGGTGGACCAATGGAAGCCGGTAAAACGAAATTATCGGATCAAATTATCAAGCTTGATTTAGTGGATGCGATGATCCAGGGTGCCAATCCCACAGTCAGTGATCAAGAGAGCGCACAAATTGAACGTTCCGCTTGCCCGACCTGTGGTTCCTGTTCTGGCATGTTTACCGCTAATTCGATGAATTGCCTCAATGAAGCGCTAGGCTTGGCGTTGCCAGGGAATGGTTCTCTACTAGCAACACATGCCGATCGTAAAGAATTATTTCTTGCTGCCGGTCAACATATTGTTACTTTGACTCGACGCCATTATGAAGGAGATGACGACGGGGCACTGCCACGTAGTATCGCCAATAAAGCCGCGTTTGAAAATGCGATGACACTGGATATTGCAATGGGTGGCTCTACCAATACAGTGTTGCATTTGCTGGCTGCCGCGCAGGAAGGTGAGATTGATTTCACCATGGAAGATATTGATCGTCTATCACGTAAAGTCCCTCATCTGTGCAAGGTGGCACCTAGCAGCGCAAAATATCATATGGAGGATGTACATCGCGCCGGTGGAGTCATGGCTATTTTGGGCGAACTTTATCGTGCAGGCTTACTGAATACGGACGTTAACAATGTGTTGGGTCTGAATCTGCTGCAAACACTGACGGCCTATGATGTGATACTCACCCATGATGATAAAGTTAAAAAAATGTATGCCGCGGGTCCGGCAGGGATCCGCACTACCAAAGCGTTTTCACAGCAGTGCCGCTATCCCTCATTAGATATCGATCGTCAGCAAGGGTGTATCCGTGACCACCAGCATGCATACAGTCAGGATGGCGGTTTAGCGGTGTTATACGGCAATATCGCTGCCGACGGCTGTATCGTAAAAACCGCAGGGGTGGATCAGGATAATTTAATTTTCAGGGGCGTCGCCAAAGTATATGAAAGCCAAGACGACGCGGTTACCGCCATTTTAAGCGGTCAAGTGATGGCCGGTGATGTCGTAGTGATCCGCTACGAGGGACCGAAAGGGGGGCCTGGTATGCAAGAAATGCTTTATCCGACCACCTATTTAAAATCGATGGGATTAGGTAAAAGCTGTGCCTTGATTACCGATGGTCGTTTTTCCGGCGGGACATCAGGTTTATCCATTGGTCACGTTTCCCCTGAAGCCGCCAGCGGTGGCGTGATCGGTTTAGTCCAGGATGGAGACATCATCTCTATCAATATCCCGCAACGCAGTATGAAATTGAATATTACTGACAGCGAACTGCTGACACGGCACTGTGCTGAGTTAGCCCGTGGTGATCGTGCATGGACCCCACAAACCCGTAAACGGCAAGTTTCTTACGCGTTGCGGGCTTATGCGCTCTTGGCAACCAGCGCTGATCAAGGTGCCGTCCGTGATAAAAGTAAATTAGGAAGCAAATAA